Genomic DNA from Theobroma cacao cultivar B97-61/B2 chromosome 3, Criollo_cocoa_genome_V2, whole genome shotgun sequence:
ATCAAATTTTTGCGCGCCAACAAGTACTAAAAATTAATATCTCatcaaaaacaattaaatttttaataaaatttgtcaaaaatttcatgcGAGTTCGAGTACTCTATTAAATAATCAGATTCGATTTAAGATATTTCAAAACGGATGCACTGTTCATTgatatcttaaaaatattgtaataatttactttgaaaaaaaaagggaatggAACCCCTTATAACCTTAATTTGTGTACAATGTTCTTTCTCTTTAGCACTTTGGAAAAGCCACTATTTACCAAGAAATGAAACATTAAAATTGGGACCAAGTTTTCTCATCTCTTTTAAGCTATaccaaaaaaggaaagaaaaactcAAACGCTGTCCTACAATTAACCTAACATGAACCTTGCCCAAGATCCAGTTGCACTCCGCGCGTGGCATCATCACAGCCGTTGATACTGTTCGCTCTCTTCCTTGGGCTCGGCTCGAACCCTAAAGTCAGGtccaactccaaatcactCCCGTCGGCCAACTCATCAGCCTTTGCCAACGAAGCCTCCACGGTCTCCACCGACACGGTGTCACCTTCCGCACCATCCCCTCCCGGACTACGCCTCTGACTCAAGCCCGATTCATGGCTCACCGACTCATGACAAACCTCCTTCTCCACCTGCGCCTTCGGTTTCCAAGCCGACCGCTTGAACCGTCCCCGAGACTTGATCTTGCGAAGCCCATCATCGGAGTTCTTCTCTTTTGACACGTGCCGAATGTCGCAAGAGGATTTGAGATGTGGGCTCGAGTCCGACAACTCAGACGAGACTTTATTAATCGGTGAGCCCCTAAGAACAGCGTCTACGGCTGCTTCGCAGAGATGCCAGCTCCCGGACCACATCAACCCGACCGAACCGTGAACCGGGTTCACTATCCGGCCGCATGCTTCGTAAAGCAATGATTTAAAAATCCCTGtaaaccccaaaaaaaaaaaaaatacaaaaaacgAGCCACGTTATTGATGAAAACgtaaagtaaaagaaaaatctgtATTTGGGTAGGAAGTAAAGCAAAGATTAGTAAATACCAGGACGGAGATTTTCGGGGCCAGCGTTAATGAGGTTAATAAGGCCAGCACGGCCGTAGAATTTAGCAAGGAAAAGGGTGGCATTGGCTTGGGATTGGGCGGTGGCGATCCATTGGAGGCAAGGTCTTATACTGCAACTCTCGGTGCACCCTTTCCGAAGGACTCGACAACCGTTGCAACTCATCCGCATGAGTAACCAGAGAGTGAAAGATTAATTGATTTTCCTTTCTGGTTTGATTTTGAGGACGGGTTTTTAGGGGGTTTTGGAATTATGAGGCGGTTGACGTTGGAAGCGGAGGATTGTTGTAGAATTGTATATGGTTTGAAACTTGGGAAGGAAAGAAATGAAGGGGATATTTAAGATGGGTGAGTGGGGAGACGGACGTGGggtttttgtttgaaaaaagTGGCGGGTGGGAGTGGTGCAGTGGTTTCCAAGGAAACAGGTGATTGACTCCTTTCGTGGGTTTTACAGTTCCTTGGGGAACTGCCAACTAATTGCCCATTTGTCCTTGGTGATTCTTCATTTGTCCTTTCATTTTTCTGTTTCCATATTTGCCCATtcctttttttactttttacaactcttttaatcatttttattatataataaaataataatttgttttaaattataataatagaaaaatgaaaaataattattcaaaaaaattgaaagcgTTATTCGAATAATTGGCTATCATtccttttataaaaataaaaagttttaaacgtaattaattttcttgtatTGTTTAGGAAAGCATTAtctgaggaaaaaaaaattgggaaaTAGCAGAAGCTGTCAATAAAGGCCAAATCTAAGATTAAGATCCGAGGAAGCTGAGGCATGCAAGAGGAACGACAAGCGAGCAACGTGTTCAGATTCTTGCCGTGCTGACGAGTCGCCACATCGTAGCACAAACACCTACAACCCCCCTTACAACCAACCCCCACACGCCATCTTCTCCACGCCCCAAaacaaaggggaaaaaaatcCCATTTAAAAGTTCTCTCACGTCTGCTTGACAATTTTGTACGCAGAGGGACAATATGACATGAACATGACACGGATTTAAGCGGATTTTGATTTATTCAAATAGTATTGAATGTATAAATTGTGTCAAACTCACTTAATTTACACTATCAATTATATCGTGtattcatatcatgcattcaCGTGTCTTACACATTTAATACATGGATAAGatctctttttaaaaaaaaattaagatctatttattgatatataaatattaatataattaaaatttattaatattaaaatttattatattttataaatattataatttttataattttttattataaatttgaataataaaattataatttatttgtatatattttaatttaatcatgttaaTTCTATCATGTTATGTTAATTGTGTAAACACGTtgtaaattaagataatatactttgatttttttaaattttaattataattttatgtaagtctattattatttaaaatgaataatttacCCAAACGCGACATTaacaaacaaatataaaatatttgaaatactcttattatttcttccccttttttctttcccttaaGCCAATCGATGTCACTCCCTAGTCACCCTACACCAGATTTTTATCCTCCCCCGACTAGATCCAATCGGGGAACGTCTCATTCACGCTTATCATGCTTTCTGCAGTTGTCATTGCTATTCAGCTCCACCGTCTAGTGGAGAAAATCTAGTGAGAGAAGGAGAGAGAATGCTTGGatggagagagaaataaattgtaaaaataaaaaaaattatattgtatatagtaataattttcaaaatttataaaagataaaattattttaaaaatattatcatatcatcaaattaacaaaaattaacgGTAGAACTTATATATTTagtgaaagatatttttttgaaacaaattattcatttcaaataCTAATAGATTCGTGTAAAATTATgttcaaaacttaaaatattaagatattttacttcataaattataaattttaatcgtATCAATCATATTGTGTtgcataaaatttatataatttagtaAATATGTTAATCATATAGTATCATATCACCCGTATATTGAACGTATCTATATTAGTAATTAAGTTCTTcacatgattaattaatttcgtatttacttaaattattgttaatatcttatatttatttgataaaattaaaaatcaaaaacactGATCTACCGGAACGGGACGAGAAACAGCGCGTGCGAACCATGTAAAAACAAAAGCTAAAATAAAACGCGGTTCTTGATTTCGTCAATTCCCGGTTTTGCGGAATCCGTACAGCGGTATTTGATGGGCGAATGGCGAAAGGGCAGAAGCCGAAGGGTCGTATCTGTGGGCGCCCTTAGTTACCAAAGCCTCTGGTTTTAAGGCTTTAAAACTTCTCGTACAGGCTAAAGTCTCTTCTACATCCGTCTGTCTGTCCCTTTGACAATCTCACTTCTAATTTCCAACGTGGTAAAAAGTGGATTCTTCTCTTAATTAAATGTTAATTGGTGTAGAATTTGGATTTAGGGTTATCTTTTTGTTCattaatttatgttatttgttctttaaaacaatattacttttaattttaatattatttttcgacatataaaaattttgattagagataattatttaaatacttCGTTCCAtgattttaacttaaaaatcttaaattttaatatttatatataaactatttGATTCAATTATCAATGCATGATTCACACCTTACCTCaatgcttttattttaattagtatTGTTTCAGATAAAgtgataaattaatatactTGCAATATCTCACCCAAATGAACAACATTGTTGAAAACTTTAAATACACTAGTATTTATTGTTAACTGTGTTGCATGTaagtatttattttcttaattatatttatataaaaatataaaataattcaaaatttgtaaCATGAATCTAATAttaaaactattaaaattagtaattaaatgCTATTAGAATTCTTATCACAATTAAATTGGGAAGAATAAGATTTGTACCCTAATAAAATAACTcctataaaatactattttacCCAATTATGAGTTTGACTGAAATTCGAAAGCTTGTGTTCACTAACTTTTTTGTCCCACAAGTAATATTATGAATTGAATCCAACAATATaagggaaaaattaaaaagtctCATTGAACACGTATCTTTGTCGACGAAAATGATAGAGTTATCAAGCAAAATTTGTTGCTTATTAATGAAAGTAATTAAATGCAATTAGAATTGTTATTTATAGATTGGATAAATCTTattgatatttataataatttttttaaaaatatgacaatttagaaataagattGGACTTTATCCCATTCAGTGTTTGTACCCACTTTTTAATTTGAGAATTAATCCTTATCTGATACTATCATGttacaaatattatttatgtaatatttaaaaattatctaaaatgaaaaaaataatttataaatacaataaataaaaatatttattttgttatgctTCCTTATTATGTCTTCCATGTAGTTCTTGGACTTACTTAGATACTAAACTTATGCaccaattataaaaacaataataaaagtaAGTTGGTTGTTTAGGTTGCGTTTAGTGCCTTACAATATAATTACATTGTAGGAAATCTAATTGCAACTAATATGATTAAAAGAAATGTGATTGTTGGTATGATAATATTACAGCATTTGGTATATTAAGGAAAGTGTGATTAAAATACTGGGAAGATAACCTTGTAACATTTAGTTTACAAGCactttattaaaaatgtaatcttaattttcagaattatctattatatattaaaatgtaACTTTAATatacttttatgtttttttgatatcatctcttaaataaatttttcagcAAATAACCAAGCATCGAGCAAATCcatgttaatattaattaaaaaataattttttatttgttagcaattttaaaaattttatactatattgttattattattattttgaaataatccTAGAACATTAAAATTGGGAATAATtatttatagaaaaaaataaaaaaaataaacaaagaaaatttttgaaaaaaattgaaagtaaaaaagaaatatttttatttttataagttcATTAAAAATCACAtagtgaaaataatttttataattttaaaaaattataagcataaaaaagaatatcttctatttttgaaaaattctaaatatatttttttattttatggattttgtaatcttttacaaaaataaaaattatttctagTTTTTATCGttctagaatttttttaataatgaaaaattatttttgattatttttaaaaattttagaatttctaagtattaaaaaattattttatgtttttctaaatttatagatttttttcaaaaatttacaaatatttctattttttaatgtgataaaaattaagttcttgttatgaaatataacttgaaagaATAATTATGAGAAAAAGTATTTAGAAGAAATAAGAAGATCTTATTTAATAgtgtatttacaaataaagTGAGAGACCTATTTATAAACTAATAACCCCTTGTATAGAtagaatttat
This window encodes:
- the LOC18604122 gene encoding LOB domain-containing protein 40, which encodes MRMSCNGCRVLRKGCTESCSIRPCLQWIATAQSQANATLFLAKFYGRAGLINLINAGPENLRPGIFKSLLYEACGRIVNPVHGSVGLMWSGSWHLCEAAVDAVLRGSPINKVSSELSDSSPHLKSSCDIRHVSKEKNSDDGLRKIKSRGRFKRSAWKPKAQVEKEVCHESVSHESGLSQRRSPGGDGAEGDTVSVETVEASLAKADELADGSDLELDLTLGFEPSPRKRANSINGCDDATRGVQLDLGQGSC